The following are from one region of the Ochotona princeps isolate mOchPri1 chromosome 4, mOchPri1.hap1, whole genome shotgun sequence genome:
- the ZNF408 gene encoding zinc finger protein 408 — protein MEELLEAGKGLPPAAESHLSPTSERSPPGAGGAQDSPPTPTRALLALQSLPRGLALGPSLAEERRWGVWCVGEPLQPGLAWGPLEEQSVCEGEKPRQEDLLPGPWGDVRACELSTGWTSWVRRGRLESEGNVAPVRIQEQLHLQVQQVVLPGFELLLWPQPPSRGPQPTPPELGKAVATVVAATGAEAAEQEVVSPKEDAAGLCTEPSPASPPGSLQAPAQEQLSQDGPALQDGAPGEARGLQAQVLPEPQGSSTPTEDSFLAAPGGAWPSDAHSTEKLHSPSEQNPPCMKTSDPGAQDTSHAASSPQQGRRYRCGECGKAFLQLCHLKKHAFVHTGYKPFLCTECGKSYSSEESFKAHTLGHRGVRPFPCPQCDKAYGTRRDLKEHQVVHSGARPFACDQCGKAFARRPSLRLHRKTHQVPAAPAPCPCPVCGRPLANQGSLRNHMRLHTGEKPFLCPHCGRAFRQRGNLRGHLRVHTGERPHRCPHCTDAFSQLPELRRHLISHTGEAHLCPVCGKALRDPHTLRAHERLHSGERPFRCPQCGRSYTLATKLRRHLKSHLADKPYRCTTCGMGYTLPQSLKRHLLSHRPTPPAAAATVVLLQTEPQLLGASSEAAASPAGAIVEVTDSESPKCAAGTEEPDPAAGLVLLPNDLGLGAWAEVVEVETGT, from the exons ATGGAGGAGTTGCTCGAGGCGGGGAAGGGCCTGCCGCCCG CCGCTGAGTCGCACCTCAGCCCGACCTCAGAACGGAGCCCGCCGGGAGCTGGTGGGGCCCAGGACAGCCCGCCTACACCGACTCGAGCCCTCCTCGCCCTGCAGAGCCTCCCCCGGGGCTTAGCCCTGGGTCCCTCGCTGGCAGAGGAGCGGCGCTGGGGTGTGTGGTGCGTCGGGGAGCCGCTGCAGCCTGGACTGGCATGGGGGCCGCTGGAAGAGCAGAGCGTCTGTGAGGGGGAGAAACCGAGGCAGGAG GACCTGTTGCCAGGCCCGTGGGGAGACGTGCGtgcttgtgagctcagcacaggCTGGACCAG CTGGGTGCGACGGGGCAGGCTGGAGAGCGAGGGAAACGTGGCCCCTGTGCGCATCCAGGAGCAACTGCACCTGCAGGTTCAGCAGGTCGTGCTGCCGGGCTTCgagctgctgctgtggccccaGCCGCCCTCTCGGGGCCCGCAGCCCACTCCACCGGAACTAGGAAAAGCAGTAGCCACTGTGGTGGCGGCCACTGGGGCAGAGGCTGCTGAACAAGAAGTGGTCTCCCCCAAAGAGGATGCGGCTGGACTGTGCACAG AACCCAGCCCTGCATCACCTCCCGGCAGCCTTCAGGCCCCAGCCCAGGAGCAGCTGTCCCAAGATGGCCCTGCGCTTCAAGATGGTGCCCCCGGGGAGGCGCGTGGTCTGCAGGCACAGGTGCTGCCCGAGCCTCAGGGCTCCTCGACTCCCACGGAAGACAGCTTCCTGGCAGCCCCCGGGGGTGCCTGGCCCAGCGATGCCCACAGCACCGAGAAGTTGCATAGCCCTAGTGAGCAGAACCCACCTTGCATGAAGACCTCGGATCCTGGAGCCCAGGACACCAGCCACGCTGCAAGCTCCCCGCAACAGGGGCGACGGTACCGCTGTGGAGAGTGCGGCAAGGCCTTCCTGCAACTGTGCCACCTGAAGAAGCATGCCTTTGTGCACACGGGCTACAAGCCCTTCCTGTGCACCGAGTGTGGCAAGAGCTACAGCTCCGAGGAGAGTTTCAAAGCTCACACACTGGGCCACCGCGGCGTGCGGCCCTTCCCATGCCCACAGTGTGACAAGGCCTATGGCACCCGGAGGGACCTCAAGGAGCACCAGGTGGTACATTCTGGCGCTCGGCCCTTCGCCTGTGACCAGTGTGGCAAGGCTTTCGCCCGCCGACCCTCCCTGAGGCTACATCGCAAGACCCACCAGGTGCCGGCTGCCCCCGCCCCGTGTCCGTGCCCAGTGTGCGGGCGGCCCCTGGCCAACCAGGGCTCCCTGCGGAACCACATGCGGCTGCACACGGGGGAGAAACCCTTCCTGTGCCCGCACTGTGGCCGCGCCTTCCGCCAGCGCGGCAACCTGCGCGGGCACCTGCGCGTGCACACTGGCGAGCGGCCGCACCGCTGCCCACACTGCACCGACGCCTTCTCCCAGCTGCCGGAGCTGCGGCGCCATCTCATCTCGCACACAGGCGAGGCACACCTGTGCCCCGTGTGCGGGAAGGCCCTCCGAGACCCGCACACCCTGCGTGCTCACGAGCGCCTGCACTCGGGCGAGAGGCCCTTCCGGTGTCCACAGTGTGGCCGCTCCTACACGCTGGCCACCAAGCTGCGGCGCCACCTGAAGTCGCACCTGGCGGACAAACCCTACCGCTGCACCACCTGCGGCATGGGCTACACCCTCCCGCAGAGCCTCAAGCGCCACCTGCTCAGTCACCGGCCCACGCCTCCTGCTGCGGCTGCTACGGTGGTGCTCCTGCAGACTGAGCCCCAACTGCTGGGCGCCAGCAGCGAGgcagctgcctccccagctggggcCATCGTAGAGGTCACCGACTCTGAGAGCCCAAAGTGCGCAGCCGGGACCGAGGAGCCGGACCCCGCCGCCGGCCTGGTGCTCCTGCCCAACGACTTGGGCTTGGGGGCCTGGGCGGAAGTGGTGGAGGTGGAGACGGGCACCTGA